In Mustela nigripes isolate SB6536 chromosome 2, MUSNIG.SB6536, whole genome shotgun sequence, a single window of DNA contains:
- the C2H3orf22 gene encoding uncharacterized protein C3orf22 homolog: MNSKDPKKCPQCKKSRNKAQEEFARKFPYRFSWLTEPTTEFLQPWEVTKMSTSLRDQLPLQKTLVPTRSIPVRG, translated from the exons ATGAACTCAAAGGACCCCAAGAAGTGCCCCCAGTGTAAGAAGAGTAGAAACAAGGCCCAGGAAGAATTTGCCAGGAAGTTTCCATACAG GTTCTCCTGGCTGACGGAACCCACTACAGAGTTCCTGCAGCCCTGGGAGGTCACGAAGATGAGCACCTCACTGAGGGACCAGCTGCCCCTGCAGAAGACGCTGGTGCCAACGAGATCCATCCCAGTCAGAGGGTGA